The Miscanthus floridulus cultivar M001 chromosome 7, ASM1932011v1, whole genome shotgun sequence genome includes a region encoding these proteins:
- the LOC136465975 gene encoding protein RGF1 INDUCIBLE TRANSCRIPTION FACTOR 1-like: MQTAAMRGAPQWLRGLLSEEFFDPCAVHPGERKNDKNHFCVDCAAALCRHCLPHEHAHDVLQIWKYASCFVVRVDDLRLFDCTGIQSHTVSDHEVVFLNERTARKRSASAENPCAACARPLLSGHDYCSLFCKVKHLGESEHGLRRALQVSRQQVANTPEPQSGKRRPSLSSDARPSCGGSFRKRSRKQPEPAQAPGVGSPHFCGWVVACLPCASYVK; the protein is encoded by the exons ATGCAGACGGCGGCCATGCGCGGCGCCCCTCAGTGGCTGCGCGGCCTGCTATCGGAGGAGTTCTTCGACCCATGCGCCGTGCACCCGGGGGAGCGCAAGAACGACAAGAACCACTTCTGCGTCGACTGCGCCGCGGCGTTGTGCCGCCATTGCCTCCCTCACGAACACGCACATGACGTCCTCCAG ATATGGAAGTACGCGTCCTGCTTTGTCGTGCGCGTCGACGACCTGAGGCTCTTTGATTGCACCGGCATCCAG TCGCACACGGTGAGCGACCACGAGGTGGTGTTCCTGAACGAGCGCACGGCGAGGAAGCGGTCAGCGAGCGCAGAGAACCCCTGCGCCGCATGCGCGCGACCGCTCCTCTCCGGCCACGACTACTGTTCACTCTTCTGCAAG GTGAAGCATCTGGGGGAGAGCGAGCACGGGCTAAGGCGTGCACTACAGGTGAGCCGGCAGCAGGTGGCTAACACGCCAGAGCCGCAAAGCGGGAAGAGGAGGCCATCGTTGTCGTCAGACGCGAGGCCGAGTTGCGGCGGATCGTTCCGGAAGCGAAGCCGAAAGCAGCCTGAGCCCGCACAGGCGCCAGGCGTTGGCTCACCACATTTTTGTGGTTGGGTTGTTGCATGCCTGCCCTGCGC
- the LOC136464040 gene encoding proline-rich receptor-like protein kinase PERK8, which translates to MPEKPPLLRRRRPTAAAGSWVWSLHCKSMAADDVAARVATTAPIKKLHPLLPRAGCGSSGDTLNHVVSSKLTSRPKPKSKPKPSPEPAKKKTAKPKPVSVPPSPPPGPLGPVPALTELPAGHSSRQVVEIIFLSSWSSPVPQPPPPPGPPTTTNTTSSGAFPGVVEMLFRVHNPARAVARFEDYRAAVRARAGGASRSAADGNEMMRFSPAPPTYRSSPSSAGAATTGGEEDGPPRIRTFDGSGGAHASAARGPAAGRRAMFLCRVIAGRVAEAEAAAAKDEHLDSVRVGRGGELVVFDRRAVLPCFLIIYKL; encoded by the coding sequence ATGCCGGAGAAGCCTCCactgctccgccgccgccgcccgacggcggcggcggggagctgGGTCTGGTCCCTCCACTGCAAGTCCATGGCGGCCGACGACGTGGCCGCCAGAGTCGCGACGACGGCGCCCATCAAGAAGCTCCACCCGCTCCTCCCGCGCGCTGGCTGCGGGAGCTCCGGTGACACCCTCAACCACGTCGTCTCGTCCAAGCTCACCAGCAGGCCGAAGCCCAAGTCCAAGCCCAAGCCGAGTCCCGAACCGGCGAAGAAGAAGACGGCCAAGCCGAAGCCGGTGTCTgtgccgccgtcgccgcctccgGGGCCTCTCGGCCCGGTCCCGGCGCTCACCGAGCTCCCGGCGGGGCACTCGTCGCGGCAGGTGGTGGAGATCATCTTCCTCTCCTCGTGGTCGTCTCCGGTTCCACAACCTCCGCCTCCCCCGGGAccgcccaccaccaccaacaccaccagCAGCGGCGCGTTCCCGGGTGTGGTGGAGATGCTGTTCCGCGTGCACAACCCGGCGCGCGCCGTGGCGCGCTTCGAGGACTACCGCGCCGCGGTGCGCGCCCGGGCCGGCGGGGCCTCGCGCAGCGCCGCCGACGGCAACGAGATGATGCGCTTCTCCCCGGCGCCGCCGACGTACCGCTCCTCGCCCTCCTCGGCGGGTGCCGCGACGACGGGCGGCGAGGAGGACGGCCCCCCGCGCATCCGGACGTTCGACGGCAGCGGGGGCGCGCACGCCAGCGCAGCGCGTGGGCCCGCGGCCGGCCGCCGCGCCATGTTCCTGTGCAGGGTCATCGCCGGCCGcgtggcggaggcggaggcggcagcCGCCAAGGACGAGCACTTGGACTCCGTCCGGGTCGGCAGGGGCGGCGAGCTGGTGGTGTTCGACCGGCGCGCCGTGCTCCCCTGCTTCCTCATCATCTACAAGCTgtaa